A portion of the Daphnia magna isolate NIES linkage group LG4, ASM2063170v1.1, whole genome shotgun sequence genome contains these proteins:
- the LOC116921800 gene encoding LOW QUALITY PROTEIN: WD repeat and FYVE domain-containing protein 3 (The sequence of the model RefSeq protein was modified relative to this genomic sequence to represent the inferred CDS: deleted 1 base in 1 codon) has product MNAMKRFLLGSSSQAAQTETSQQAGANAYPPVANQAPTEIVMGIKPSPSQHAALSLTHLRKLFSDFNSVATQTMAESERESRMYSMLPLFCRVFSHCPASEMLEKFPEVGSFCQQVSRLAVSEIRRRASNQSTVAASQAIAGFLEMEEFSTNAAQESNGNGWMLLTCLNLLSLGGPGLIEIMTAASVPSTLVKCLYLFFDLPDLENSDTYPPGCEFTPRERRQLLQKSFGQMLIRLCSVPAATEELARKDDLTLLFSALSSWCPQHNLLWRKNANEVLVVLTRHGLTAIVLGYIHNKGCVSLCVENMQKASGDLLPLEVVEMFATVFCLLKDSADVTQTLLDDFRSCQGYNFLTEFMLRAEHDTVVESQEALRNLVFLVSSLSTCGFHEVRPMAFSTGSLFQLPNFSIPTPLGKGSSVRNIAAFQVLHSAFIKSTTSALASVILDAVSTIFHSDPANYFILESQNTLNQFAEKIHLKGVEVQEKYFRLLEFVVFQLNYVPCKELISLSLLLRNHAANYTQCSIQCMVVLLTILRHHAIFKDVYREVGLLEVLVTCLQRFASVMKLKSDNDSSRALDVKHVMKEPDREKDLGYLVMECLGVLLVGNANNAAVFRESGGARCAHNLIPFNDCRKEALCLVQQLVLSTGGDDDMGTVLGLLQSAPATDLALKMDILKSLLTCLRESHRTRTMFRKVGAFVYIMSALVSVEGCLHPNPADAASSSNWENVAPQEILRLLHLIFNTLCVAMRYEPANAKFFQQEICGPSLCDTIRLLGCFDQHRTFDSPDDVADTDQPETAARNAQHGGLHQVFNRGVQEFEEEDVKNENRCLVNATLVMRLLYDLAVDSYDRAQTLPVCCAADGKNLQRSKSSDDAVSGVVLRRPLSFNPINSNPDPILVHPGVVLAMFQLLPSIWTAEDIPASRNLQLLVTEIMQSLTHSERNVQILCDAGFPFEILKHASSVLNNESRHLHGPLLTVLEQLARQALEPKDLRCFLRMGNPLNCLLPELSGSKIESDANGAPLPLYCLKSLVSMSTPKDVGRCGGHQGVAFSPPPFVEFDMQPEGFGCLFLPSVAPQCQHGGGASGSGSGGAGGAGQPVSGQSGSSSQMMMGGVGSGGDRVFPAPTGMSYSTWICVDKFSDPRLDPHGIRLLTLVRNVMERPDDNLVCLSVVLSPRDKALLVSTQETPLPKGSSDWEPEVSGDFGARIWNPDLIQEGHWHHLALVWSRAVLKNSQFSLYIDGQLVHTGKMHYISQNPGGGAANLTVASSVFGYIGTAPSWRRQSRLVWRQGPCHLVEDAFNPQVVQWIYRIGPHYVGSLQAPQLPGSAEALCSLVNEERIVFGLNASAMSPLTLAKIRKVYRKTDSRSVAKQLGMSSHENATPIRLLHNAAGHLSGPARTLGGVVIGYLGVRVFCPRPICTTVQAVGGCNVLLGLVAMATDVESLYAAVKALVYVVKCNGQAQHEMERIRGYQTLAYLLKRHKAWLNNHILQLILVLVGFEQQNNKGGCEPNNSLAFRDLLADLDVWRETADDLLKVLFDLFYRMAAESGSDGRSNTRYLRDLNLVGRLVEILHHENNHSTGVTVLLSASARETLWNLLGWLLHNSPRPIDLLLYGQYLATTLPVCISDDKNVTGDEGKLDDSSPTALVASRNEGLTLLFKLLLVHDKGVINQTFAEEFLRVLGFEWLLLFLQPQVKSSTVILSANCLLLLLSNPQFLVRFREGVSTGAAWTRSRDLITSQGFSGSAAAGPLRLVGRTFSVASDEVATSPNSSLQNQQLPGFQLLGWMLVNHTALPEIYYLIIGLMIGKPQLRTSSQLDLETIWSCLFGVSQAQPIASLGGRGVTMYCPEAITILLTMMRAIMNPEDNSTDEASNNYPNVLLQFLFYVYNNAPDYMSVFMTPDLLSAMVASLFPIGLHQQHSLNSEPNTPIEEYNRQFVMVESTVDAGKDPLTFHRAKKTLMDFLRTIVIDSLSLAVTNGGTSTTGGSNMNLRPMPIIDVIMDACPDSASYNQHCQFQTELLSIVMDYLSSAGVILGEQGVLPIVTQNGGSLQNVPTNVFNLAGRLVDKLWLGVLSRDAHHVFDFIVQLITQAKKRSTSTGSHTNSSSNSSGLASLSLDNIYRCLNRCILYLLSRPADTISEQMSLLEALHKLTNHRSLIFGSGNHDLEFIGCLCYCLLQLTLTLKISTEPSRTTWHVSGEETDPSSSLREAQHLAAVAAQRVWEELYVSKKPAVEEAFKISLGANTQHRAPSLELVREPALKLWLQYVEAERRSAYRTVLEVSTPNQIQSKIQKVTGGLTRLTSRSLTMKSSKKEDAANAMSRHSHSSSNSSCCWADVWLSTQYQLAGLKEQLELERRQRQQALQHVEQFNRLNWKKVEETELLRVRGLWGPSQESRLLTKWMLDMTEGPCRMRKKLTPNRNFYALYPYRPELELAENKSMRYKVATSLDAKEHFKLYSKWRQSLLLEEDQVDQVNPAQRIEQSPVVESAADELVGRGETILAAPQLHDLPQLLRPIKREVQANQLMSMADIDEEVELIGSSPATDEPLTSAVASSAHQQPQDWQNLMRLLEENEKIGHLFRSARVQGLETVDGLLLFGKEHLYVVDGFTQTPSRDIRDISNFPSGTFEPIVPPYTTPGYGSSGSSNSNKPELKAVHQCSRLGYEDIREVHKRRYLLQPIALEIFSNDGRNHLLAFPPNVRNKVYQRLLATATGLSDSASQSVAGQKRAANVEQSAGLLSTMTAGLMGETSVTQRWVRGELSNFQYLMHLNTLAGRSYNDLMQYPVFPWVLSDYDSAELDLSQPSTFRDLSKPMGAQTADRLQQFRKRYKEWDDPHNETGPYHYGTHYSSAMIVCSYLVRLEPFTQQFLQLQGGHFDLADRLFHSIREAWWSAAQLNMADVKELIPEFYYLPDFLVNANRFDLGCKQSGVALDDVVLPPWAKNDPREFIRLHRAALESDYVSQHLHEWIDLIFGYKQQGPAAVESINLFHPLFYEGNVDIYSIEDPLKKNAVIGFINNFGQTPKQLFKKPHPSKKVGGAGSRMSGLEMALPLAGQAAMQILPLLPSASGFHSTGSAGSGASGEAFFHHVDHLSPSLQAIKELKRPVGHMIGAERSVVAVEENKCLLPPNYSRCVAWGYADHSIRLVPHDSDKALMVCETPFHQEILTCVCPTGRTVVTGGANTVVTVWDLGKKQFTIRQHLYGHTEAVTCLAASAGYQILVSGSRDRTAIVWDLSRLTFIRQLTGHIAPLAAIDINDLTGDIATCSGTWLHLWSINGDPLASVNTLVGQIGRSQHILCVCFSQFNEWDPMNVILTGSTDGVVRMWSLDYVQVPNEEIPAQVKEEVVAEVAKLVEESGEDSPDDADLPGEMLQRPASMCSLPSSGSSGHEGPESTSSPVPTQLDEENQQEQAKALQTSRSDCSLNGTFEMISESEVRESAIQQQQQQLSQTAKPSGNVVAPFVVHQPGKKSRHILKEGFKWQRQLIFRTKLTMHTAYDRQDNSEPASITSLAISKDHRTVLVGDARGRIHSWSVTDASGRSVADHWLRDDTAEVCSKCRVKFSLTERRHHCRNCGHVFCSRCSRYESEIMQLRIRRPVRVCQDCYASLKMSSEGTS; this is encoded by the exons ATGAATGCCATGAAACGGTTCCTGCTTGGCTCTAGTAGCCAAGCTGCACAGACAGAAACTAGTCAGCAGGCTGGAGCAAATGCCTATCCTCCAGTTGCCAATCAGGCCCCAACAGAAATTGTTATGGGCATTAAACCCTCCCCATCTCAGCACGCAGCCCTCAGCCTCACCCATTTACGCAAATTGTTTTCCGACTTCAACTCTGTAGCAACACAAACAATGGCAGAGAGCGAAAGAGAAAGCAGAATGTACAGCATGCTGCCGCTCTTCTGTCGAGTCTTCTCTCACTGCCCAGCTTCTGAAATGCTGGAGAAATTCCCCGAAGTGGGTAGCTTCTGCCAGCAAGTCTCTCGTTTAGCCGTGTCTGAAATAAGACGACGGGCGTCGAATCAATCGACTGTGGCTGCTAGCCAGGCCATCGCCGGTTTCCTCGAAATGGAAGAATTCAGTACGAATGCTGCCCAAGAATCGAATGGAAACGGTTGGATGTTGTTGACTTGCCTCAACTTACTATCACTCGGTGGGCCCGGATTAATCGAAATTATGACGGCTGCGTCTGTACCTTCAACATTAGTCAAGTGTCTCTACCTATTTTTTGATCTTCCCGATCTGGAAAACTCCGACACTTATCCTCCAGGCTGTGAATTCACTCCCAGGGAACGGAGGCAACTTTTACAAAAATCATTCGGCCAG ATGCTTATTCGATTGTGCAGCGTACCAGCAGCCACCGAAGAGTTGGCCAGGAAAGATGATTTGACGCTTCTGTTTTCGGCGCTAAGTTCGTGGTGCCCACAGCACAACCTTCTGTGGAGGAAAAATGCAAACGAGGTCCTGGTTGTATTAACTAGGCACGGTTTGACGGCAATCGTTCTCGGATATATTCACA ATAAAGGCTGTGTTTCACTTTGTGTTGAGAATATGCAAAAAGCTTCGGGAGATTTATTGCCGTTGGAGGTGGTGGAAATGTTTGCAACCGTCTTTTGTCTTCTTAAAGATTCTGCCGATGTAACACAAACGCTTTTGGATGATTTTCGGAGTTGCCAGGGCTATAACTTTTTAACAGAGTTTATGCTCAG GGCGGAGCACGACACCGTGGTGGAATCTCAAGAAGCCTTGAGGAATTTAGTTTTCTTGGTTTCTTCCCTGAGTACTTGCGGCTTCCACGAAGTCCGTCCGATGGCCTTTTCAACAGGATCTCTCTTTCAGTTGCCAAACTTTTCTATCCCCACTCCTTTGGGCAAAG GGTCAAGTGTGAGGAATATCGCAGCGTTCCAGGTATTGCACAGCGCGTTCATCAAATCCACGACGTCAGCCCTTGCGTCTGTTATTCTGGATGCAGTTTCGACAATTTTCCACTCCGATCCTgctaattattttattttagagTCGCAAAACACTTTGAATCAGTTTGCAGAGAAAATTCACTTGAAAGGAGTTGAAGTTCAG gAAAAATACTTTCGGCTTTTGGAATTTGTAGTTTTCCAGTTGAATTATGTCCCGTGCAAGGAACTAATTTCCCTATCGCTTTTACTGAGGAACCACGCAGCCAATTACACGCAGTGCAGTATTCAGTGCATGGTTGTCCTTCTCACGATTCTCAG GCATCACGCCATATTTAAGGACGTCTACCGTGAGGTTGGTTTATTGGAAGTGCTCGTGACTTGCCTACAGCGATTCGCTTCTGTCATGAAACTGAAATCGGACAACGATAGCAGCCGTGCGCTGGACGTGAAACACGTGATGAAAGAACCGGATCGTGAAAAGGATTTGGGCTACCTGGTGATGGAATGTCTAGGTGTCCTTTTGGTGGGCAACGCCAATAATGCGGCCGTTTTTCGTGAATCGGGTGGCGCTCGTTGCGCCCACAATCTCATCCCTTTCAACGACTGTCGCAAAGAGGCTCTCT GTCTGGTGCAGCAACTCGTATTGAGCACGGGTGGTGACGATGACATGGGAACTGTTTTGGGGTTACTGCAATCAGCTCCTGCAACCGATCTGGCTCTCAAAATGGATATTTTAAAG TCTCTTTTAACGTGTTTGAGAGAAAGCCACCGGACGAGGACCATGTTCCGTAAAGTGGGCGCGTTCGTTTACATCATGTCGGCGCTCGTGTCGGTGGAAGGTTGCCTCCACCCTAATCCAGCTGATGCTGCATCCAGCTCTAACTGGGAGAACGTGGCTCCGCAAGAAATATTGCGGCTACTTCACTTGATTTTCAATACGCTGTGCGTGGCAATGCGATACGAGCCGGCCAACGCCAAGTTCTTCCAGCAAGAGATTTGTGGGCCGTCTCTCTGCGACACGATACGATTGTTGGGCTGTTTCGATCAGCACAGAACCTTTGACTCGCCCGATGATGTCGCTGATACTGACCAGCCCGAAACTGCTGCAAGGAATGCCCAACATGGTGGTTTGCACCAAGTATTTAATCGTGGAGTCCAAGAGTTTGA GGAAGAAGATGTGAAAAATGAGAATCGTTGCCTTGTGAACGCCACTCTGGTGATGCGACTACTCTACGATTTGGCTGTGGACTCCTACGACCGAGCGCAAACATTGCCCGTCTGTTGCGCAGCCGACGGCAAGAACCTGCAACGCAGCAAGAGCAGCGATGACGCAGTTTCCGGCGTCGTTCTCAGACGTCCGCTAAGTTTCAATCCCATCAATTCAAATCCTGATCCGATTTTGGTTCATCCTGGCGTCGTTTTGGCCATGTTCCAGCTTTTGCCCTCCATTTGGACGGCAGAAGACATCCCGGCCAGCCGAAATCTGCAGTTACTAGTGACGGAAATAATGCAGTCGTTGACGCACTCTGAGAGGAACGTCCAAATCCTTTGCGACGCCGGATTTCCCTTTGAGATTCTCAAGCACGCTAGCTCGGTGCTCAACAACGAATCTCGTCATTTGCACGGCCCTTTACTTACCGTGCTGGAACAACTAGCCCGTCAGGCTCTAGAGCCTAAAGATTTGCGATGTTTTTTGAGAATGGGCAATCCATTAAATTGCCTCCTACCGGAATTGAGTGGCTCTAAAATCGAGTCAG ATGCCAACGGAGCACCGCTGCCGCTGTATTGTCTGAAGTCACTCGTGTCCATGTCAACACCAAAAGATGTAGGCCGGTGCGGTGGCCATCAAGGAGTGGCATTTTCACCTCCGCCATTTGTCGAGTTCGACATGCAACCGGAAGGTTTCGGCTGCCTTTTTCTCCCTTCTGTAGCCCCGCAGTGTCAGCATGGAGGCGGTGCATCTGGCTCGGGTAGCGGAGGAGCAGGTGGTGCTGGTCAACCTGTTTCTGGTCAGAGCGGCTCGTCCAGTCAAATGATGATGGGCGGAGTCGGTAGCGGAGGCGACCGAGTTTTCCCCGCACCCACAGGGATGAGCTATTCGACTTGGATTTGCGTCGATAAATTTAGCGATCCGCGTCTCGATCCGCACGGCATCCGGCTCTTGACGTTGGTGAGAAATGTCATGGAACGCCCTGATGACAATCTCGTCTGTTTGAGCGTTGTTCTTTCACCTCGCGACAAGGCGTTGCTCGTCAGCACGCAGGAAACTCCTCTACCTAAAG GATCTAGCGATTGGGAACCAGAAGTGTCGGGTGACTTTGGTGCCCGAATTTGGAATCCAGATCTCATCCAAGAAGGTCACTGGCATCATTTGGCCTTGGTCTGGAGCAgagccgttttgaaaaattcacaattttctcTTTACATCGACGGCCAGCTTGTTCACACGGGCAAG ATGCATTACATATCGCAAAATCCGGGCGGTGGAGCAGCCAATTTGACAGTGGCCTCTTCGGTTTTCGGTTACATCGGCACTGCGCCATCCTGGAGACGCCAATCGAGACTCGTTTGGCGTCAAGGACCGTGCCACTTGGTTGAGGACGCTTTCAACCCTCAAGTGGTTCAATGGATCTACAGGATCGGCCCGCATTATGTCGGCAGTCTTCAAGCACCTCAATTGCCCGGCTCGGCAGAAGCCTTGTGCTCGTTGGTCAACGAAGAAAGGATCGTCTTTGGCTTAAATGCTTCCGCCATGAGTCCATTGACACTCGCCAAAATTCGTAAAGTCTACCGCAAAACAGACTCGCGCTCCGTGGCCAAACAGCTGGGCATGTCCTCCCATGAAAACGCTACCCCCATCCGACTCTTGCACAATGCAGCTGGACACCTTTCCGGTCCTGCCAGGACATTGGGAGGAGTCGTCATCGGCTATCTAGGCGTTAGGGTCTTTTGTCCACGACCCATTTGCACGACCGTGCAAGCCGTTGGAGGCTGCAATGTATTGCTGGGCCTAGTGGCCATGGCGACTGACGTTGAGAGTCTTTACGCGGCTGTCAAAGCCTTGGTGTACGTCGTCAAGTGCAACGGCCAAGCCCAGCACGAGATGGAACGCATCCGCGGCTACCAAACGCTGGCCTACCTTCTGAAACGTCACAAGGCCTGGCTCAATAATCACATACTGCAGCTGATTCTAGTCCTGGTCGGTTTCGaacagcaaaacaacaaaGGCGGATGCGAACCCAATAACAGCTTGGCTTTCAGAGATCTGTTGGCCGATCTTGAT GTTTGGAGGGAGACGGCTGATGATTTGTTAAAAGTCTTGTTCGACCTGTTCTACCGGATGGCGGCTGAAAGCGGATCGGATGGTCGAAGTAATACGCGTTATTTACGCGACTTGAACCTGGTTGGCCGTCTAGTGGAGATTCTCCACCATGAAAATAATCACTCGACGGGGGTGACTGTGTTACTTAGTGCCAGCGCCAGAGAAACCCTTTGGAATCTTCTCGGTTGGCTTTTGCACAACAGTCCTCGCCCGATCGATCTTTTACT CTATGGTCAGTATTTGGCTACGACCCTGCCAGTCTGCATTAGCGATGACAAGAATGTGACCGGTGACGAAGGCAAATTGGACGACAGTTCGCCGACTGCATTGGTGGCCAGCCGGAATGAAGGTCTTACCCTCCTCTTTAAGTTGCTCCTAGTGCACGACAAAGGCGTCATCAACCAGAC ATTTGCCGAAGAATTTCTACGAGTTTTAGGTTTCGAATGGTTGTTGCTGTTCCTGCAGCCCCAAGTCAAATCATCCACCGTCATCTTGTCTGCCAATTGCCTTTTGCTTTTACTATCCAATCCTCAGTTCCTTGTTAGATTCCGTGAGGGAGTCAGCACGGGAGCTGCTTGGACGCGTTCAAGAGATCTCATCACATCTCAAGGATTTAGTGGCAGCGCAGCTGCTGGCCCACTACGATTAGTTGGCAGAACATTTAGCGTAGCATCAGACGAAGTTGCCACGTCACCCAACAGCAGTTTGCAAAATCAACAATTACCAGGGTTCCAGTTGTTGGGCTGGATGCTAGTCAACCACACCGCTCTTCCCGAAATCTACTATCTCATCATTGGATTGATGATTGGCAAACCCCAACTGAGGACTTCCAGCCAA cTTGATCTGGAAACCATTTGGAGCTGTCTGTTTGGAGTGAGTCAAGCTCAACCGATTGCTTCTCTGGGTGGTCGCGGAGTGACAATGTACTGCCCTGAAGCCATAACAATTCTGTTGACGATGATGCGGGCCATAATGAACCCTGAAGACAACAGTACTGACGAAGCATCCAACAATTACCCCAACGTTTTGCTCCAGTTTCTCTTCTACGTCTACAACAACGCACCCGATTACATGTCCGTTTTCATGACACCGGATCTGTTGAGCGCCATGGTGGCCAGTCTCTTCCCGATTGGCTTGCATCAGCAGCACAGTTTGAATTCCGAGCCCAACACTCCCATCGAGGAGTACAATCGCCAGTTTGTGATGGTGGAGAGCACAGTCGATGCCGGCAAAGATCCGCTGACTTTCCATCGTGCCAAAAAGACGCTGATGGATTTCTTGAGGACGATCGTCATCGACTCTCTCTCGCTGGCCGTCACCAACGGTGGGACGAGTACCACCGGCGGTAGCAACATGAACCTTCGACCGATGCCCATCATCGACGTCATTATGGACGCCTGTCCCGACTCTGCCAGCTACAACCAGCACTGCCAGTTCCAGACGGAATTGCTCTCTATCGTCATGGACTACCTGTCATCGGCTGGCGTCATTTTGGGCGAACAAGGCGTCCTGCCGATCGTCACGCAAAACGGAGGCAGTCTACAAAATGTGCCGACCAACGTCTTTAATCTGGCCGGTCGATTGGTCGACAAACTCTGGCTGGGCGTCCTCAGCAGAGATGCTCATCACGTTTTCGATTTTATTGTCCAGCTCATAACGCAAGCCAAGAAACGCAGCACCAGCACCGGAAGCCACACCAATTCGAGCAGCAATTCTTCTGGTCTTGCTTCGCTGTCGTTGGACAATATTTACCGCTGTCTCAATCGCTGCATCCTCTACCTCTTGTCTCGACCTGCCGACACAATCAGCGAGCAAATGTCGTTGCTAGAGGCTCTTCACAAATTGACTAATCACAG GAGTTTGATTTTCGGATCGGGTAATCACGACTTGGAATTCATTGGCTGCCTCTGCTACTGTCTACTGCAACTGACGTTAACCTTAAAAATCTC GACGGAGCCGAGTAGAACGACGTGGCACGTCAGCGGAGAGGAAACAGATCCCAGCAGCAGTCTGAGAGAAGCCCAGCATTTAGCGGCAGTGGCGGCACAGCGTGTCTGGGAAGAATTGTACGTCAGCAAGAAGCCCGCTGTGGAAGAGGCTTTCAAAATCAGTTTGGGGGCCAACACGCAACACCGGGCTCCCAGTTTGGAGCTGGTCAGAGAGCCGGCCTTGAAGTTGTGGCTGCAGTACGTTGAAGCCGAACGTCGTTCGGCCTACCGGACGGTGCTGGAAGTGTCGACGCCCAATCAGATCCAATCCAAGATCCAGAAAGTGACGGGCGGATTGACCCGACTCACCAGCCGCTCGTTGACGATGAAGAGTAGCAAGAAAGAAGACGCGGCCAACGCCATGAGCCGTCACAGCCATTCCAGCAGCAACTCGTCCTGTTGTTGGGCAGACGTTTGGCTGTCCACCCAATATCAGTTGGCTGGTCTGAAGGAGCAGTTGGAGCTGGAACGGAGGCAGCGCCAGCAAGCGTTGCAGCACGTCGAACAGTTCAACCGTCTCAACTGGAAGAAGGTGGAAGAGACGGAATTGCTTCGCGTGCGAGGACTTTGGGGCCCGTCGCAAGAGTCGCGCCTTTTAACCAAGTGGATGCTGGACATGACGGAAGGTCCGTGTCGAATGCGCAAG AAACTGACGCCCAATCGGAACTTTTACGCCCTCTATCCTTATCGTCCGGAATTGGAACTGGCGGAGAACAAGTCGATGAGGTACAAGGTGGCCACCAGCCTGGATGCCAAGGAGCACTTCAAGTTGTACTCTAAATGGAGGCAAAGTCTGTTGCTGGAAGAAGATCAAGTTGACCAGGTGAATCCAGCCCAGCGGATCGAGCAGTCGCCGGTGGTGGAGAGCGCCGCAGACGAATTGGTCGGGCGCGGGGAAACGATCCTCGCCGCTCCGCAACTGCACGATCTTCCTCAGTTGCTGCGGCCCATCAAACGAGAGGTCCAAGCCAACCAACTCATGTCCATGGCCGACATCGACGAAGAAGTGGAATTGATTGGGTCGAGTCCCGCCACGGATGAGCCGTTGACGTCCGCCGTCGCATCCTCCGCTCACCAGCAACCGCAAGATTGGCAGAATCTCATGCGCTTGTTGGAAGAAAACGAGAAGATTGGCCATCTGTTCCGTTCGGCGCGCGTCCAAGGTCTCGAAACGGTGGACGGCCTCCTCCTCTTCG GCAAAGAGCATTTGTACGTTGTCGACGGATTCACTCAGACGCCGTCGCGCGACATCCGCGACATCTCCAATTTCCCGTCGGGCACGTTTGAACCGATTGTGCCTCCGTACACGACGCCCGGCTACGGCAGTAGCGGAAGTAGCAACAGCAACAAGCCAGAATTGAAGGCCGTCCATCAATGCTCTCGACTCGGCTACGAAGACATTCGCGAAGTTCACAAACGTCGTTACCTACTCCAACCGATCGCGTTGGAGATCTTCTCCAACGACGGCCGCAATCATTTGCTGGCCTTCCCGCCCAACGTCCGCAACAAGGTCTACCAGCGGTTGCTCGCCACGGCCACTGGCTTGTCGGACTCGGCCAGCCAGTCGGTGGCCGGCCAAAAACGAGCGGCCAATGTGGAACAGTCGGCCGGATTGTTGTCTACCATGACGGCCGGTTTGATGGGCGAGACGTCCGTCACTCAGCGTTGGGTTCGCGGCGAGCTGTCCAACTTCCAGTATCTGATGCACCTCAACACCTTGGCTGGACGCTCCTACAATGATCTCATGCAGTACCCCGTCTTTCCCTGGGTCCTTTCCGACTACGATTCGGCCGAACTGGACTTGTCGCAACCGTCGACGTTCCGCGATCTCTCCAAGCCGATGGGTGCCCAGACTGCCGACCGTCTTCAGCAGTTCCGCAAACGCTACAAGGAGTGGGACGATCCGCACAACGAGACGGGTCCCTACCACTACGGGACGCATTACTCGTCGGCCATGATCGTCTGCTCGTACCTCGTCCGGCTGGAGCCTTTCACCCAGCAGTTTCTTCAACTGCaaggcggccattttgatttgGCCGATCGCCTCTTCCACTCGATCCGAGAGGCTTGGTGGTCGGCTGCCCAGCTGAACATGGCCGACGTCAAGGAGCTGATTCCGGAATTCTATTACCTGCCCGATTTTCTAGTCAACGCCAACCGTTTCGACCTCGGATGCAAACAAAGTGGCGTCGCCCTGGACGACGTTGTCCTACCTCCCTGGGCCAAAAATGATCCGAGGGAGTTCATCCGCTTGCACCGGGCTGCTCTGGAAAGCGACTACGTGTCGCAGCACCTGCACGAATGGATCGACCTCATCTTTGGCTACAAACAGCAAGGACCTGCTGCCGTCGAGTCCATCAACCTTTTCCATCCGCTTTTCTACGAAGGCAATGTCGACATTTACAG CATCGAAGATCCTTTGAAGAAGAACGCCGTCATCGGATTCATCAACAATTTCGGCCAGACGCCTAAACAGCTGTTTAAAAAACCGCATCCCAGCAAGAAAGTGGGCGGAGCGGGAAGTCGAATGAGCGGCTTAGAAATGGCTCTCCCGCTGGCTGGTCAGGCAGCCATGCAAATCCTGCCCTTGTTGCCGTCGGCATCAGGATTCCATTCGACCGGGTCGGCCGGAAGCGGCGCGTCTGGCGAGGCCTTTTTTCATCATGTCGACCATCTCAGCCCGTCGCTTCAGGCCATCAAGGAACTCAAACGACCTGTGGGTCACATGATTGGAGCGGAGAGATCGGTCGTGGCCGTCGAAGAGAACAAATGCCTCTTGCCGCCCAACTACAGCCGTTGCGTCGCCTGGGGTTACGCTGATCATTCCATCCGCTTGGTGCCGCACGATTCCGATAAGGCGCTGATGGTTTGTGAGACGCCCTTCCACCAAGAGATTTTGACCTGCGTCTGCCCGACGGGTCGCACCGTAGTGACCGGAGGCGCCAACACGGTCGTCACTGTCTGGGATTTGGGCAAGAAGCAGTTCACCATCCGCCAGCATTTGTACGGACACACGGAAGCCGTCACGTGTCTGGCGGCCTCGGCCGGCTACCAGATTTTGGTGTCGGGCTCCCGTGATCGGACGGCCATCGTCTGGGATTTGTCGCGATTGACTTTCATCCGCCAATTGACGGGACACATTGCGCCGCTTGCGGCCATCGACATCAACGACCTGACGGGTGACATAGCCACATGTTCGGGCACGTGGCTCCATCTGTGGTCTATCAATGGCGATCCCCTGGCCAGCGTCAACACGTTAGTGGGTCAGATTGGCCGATCGCAGCACATTCTCTGCGTTTGTTTCTCGCAGTTTAACGAGTGGGATCCGATGAATGTCATCCTAACAGGATCGACGGACGGAGTCGTTCGAATGTGGTCACTCGACTACGTCCAG GTACCCAATGAGGAAATACCCGCACAAGTGAAGGAAGAAGTCGTGGCAGAGGTAGCAAAACTAGTTGAAGAGTCGGGAGAAGATTCTCCCGACGATGCAGACTTGCCCGGTGAAATGCTGCAGAGACCAGCGTCCATGTGCAGTTTGCCCAGTAGTGGAAGCAGCGGGCACGAAGGACCTGAAAGCA CGTCTTCACCCGTACCTACCCAATTAGatgaagaaaatcaacaaGAACAAGCGAAAGCGTTGCAAACGAGCCGAAGTGATTGCAGTCTCAACGGCACTTTTGAAATGATTAGCGAGTCGGAAGTGAGAGAGAGTGCcattcagcaacaacagcagcaactcTCGCAAACTGCCAAGCCATCCGGCAATGTTGTGGCTCCCTTTGTTGTCCATCAGCCAGGCAAAAAATCGCGCCACATCCTCAAAGAAG gATTCAAGTGGCAGAGGCAATTAATATTCCGCACGAAATTGACAATGCACACGGCCTATGATCGCCAAGACAATAGCGAACCGGCGTCAATCACATCTCTCGCCATTTCAAA GGATCATCGAACTGTTTTAGTGGGCGATGCTCGCGGCCGTATCCATTCGTGGAGCGTGACGGATGCGTCAGGGCGATCGGTAGCCGATCATTGGTTGCGTGACGACACGGCCGAAGTGTGTTCGAAATGTCGAGTGAAATTCTCGTTGACCGAGAGGCGACACCATTGCAGAAATTGTGGCCACGTCTTTTGTTCTCG ttgCAGTCGCTACGAATCTGAGATTATGCAACTGAGGATCCGTCGGCCCGTCCGTGTCTGTCAAGATTGCTACGCTTCCCTGAAAATGTCGAGTGAGGGAACTTCTTAA